DNA from Elaeis guineensis isolate ETL-2024a chromosome 2, EG11, whole genome shotgun sequence:
CCAAAGAACACAGATTTGCGCACTTGGAAAATATCTTGTTTCAGTGTACGGGAAGAACTCTGGTTTGAAACTAAGCCAAGTACTCGATGAAAGGAGGATGAATTAGGTGAGAAACAAAGATATCTCCGCTTATGAATCCATCTAGCTTGTGGTGAGCGTCTTCGACAACTACGTTTCCACTTTCCACATCAATCTGGTTGCTGGGTTCGAAATCCCCAGCCGAAGCCCATTGTTTCCCTGAGATTTATGTCAAATCAGGTCCTAGTGGCCAACTGATAACAAAGTGGATGCAACCTTCTAATCACCGGCGGCCCCTGGTTTGTTTCCAAACCCCGTTGCCAAGAGTCCAAAAGCAGCAACATTTGCAAACAAGCATGGAaagcaagaataataaaataggtGAAAAGATGAAATAAACTGTCAAAAGAAATAGATGGATCCTTCTGTTAAAAGATTGCCTTCAGATTCTCTACCTCTCCTGGCTgcaatgatgattttttttttttttttcctccacttGCCACGTTTTAGTATGGAGGGCAATCGGAATGTTATGGTTAGAATCCAAAGTGGGATAAGCAGATGATGAAGGCATTTCTGATAATCTTGGTAAACCAAGCAGCAACGGAGGTTGGGCAAGCTTGACCTACTTTCTGCACAAGACTTTCACACCATATATGCTCATCCGACGGCTCAAATCTGTCACCATTGCACGATTCCGAGGGGGTTTTAGGCAAAAACATGTGCGCAGTTTGAATTGACAAGAAAACTTATCGGGAAACTGCTAGTAAAAGTCGTCTACAGTCCACATTTGTGGCCAAAGAAACGTTAGGTAGCCTGATAATTTACTGAaatctcaaaattaaaatttcttgAGTCAATATTTTATGAGGTTGTAGTTTATTATAaggcctttatttatttatagataCATAAAGTAGTATTTAAACAACCTTTGCTACTTATAAACCAAACCTTGACCTAAATAGGATTAAAAAATGAGTAAAATACAACCCAGGGGTCGGTTTCCACAAGCAAGTGGTCCGAGGCATGACATCCATAAGCTTGGAAGCGTGTCAATAGGATAAACCACCACGTCACCCGAGTTCACTCGGATTTCGGAGGAGCTGACACGCTGCCCTCAAACGGTGACCGGATCCAAAGCTTCATCATGGAGATTGCCGAGGGACGAAGGTCTTGTTGGAGAAATTATATCCCAGTGTACCACCTCAGCGGTACAGTGAATCAATAAAATACCGCCATCTCAGCTGAAATTGCTGctgaataaaaataataaaaaaagaaatcCTCACTAGTTTCCTAAGGTGTGGAACCATGGCGGCCGCttcctccaccaccaccaccatcgcCACCGTGTTGTCGCCTTCGTTGCTGACGGCGGCCAGAGAAATCCTCTCTCTTCTGCCCCAAAACGCTCAAATCGCCAAAACCCATTTACCCTCTTCAAATCCAATTAAACCGTCGCCCCCATCTCCATCTCAATCGCCTCCCAATCTTCCAAGAAAAGAGCTTCTTTTCCTCCAATCACAGTCGTCACTGCCTTCTTGGATCTCAACCGCATCCCTCTCTCCCGCAATTTCCACCTCGCCGTCGGCGAGACCTTTTCTGGCACCTTCCTCCCGAGCCCCTCCTTGACCCTCATGCAGATTGTCGGCCTCATCGACTATGAATATGCCTGCCTTTGCAACCTCATCGCCGCCCATACCTCGGCCATCCTCCGCCTTTAGGAGCTCTCCGCCACCTGgactaagaaggctctcgacctCGCATCTCCTTCTGCTGTTTTCCGCTGCGCGGAGGTGCCCACACGGTGGTGCGCACCTCCGCTTACGGCATTGACGATCGCTATCTGACGAGGGAGGAAAAGGAGCTTCTGGTGATGTGCCAGGGGGAGATGGTGGTGGGAGATCGAGGCGATCGCCAGCATCGAGGGTTTGGAACCAAGCTCTGGCGAGGAGCGATGACGGCGACGCAGGGTTTCGGCGGGGCCTCCTCTGCCacccttttctcctttttttttatgcTGAGGTGGCTGGTATTCCATGTGGCAGTATTTTATTGGCTCGATGTATTGCTGAATTGGAGCACCAGCCGTATTATTGAGGCGGTGATAGGATCCAAAGTCTCCGAATCCATCCGTCCGGTTCGGTTGATTGACCGCACACCGTGCTTCCCTGTACCAGAGACGCGATCTCATCGGTGGCACCCCCGTCGCGCATTATTGTGACACGTGGGACTATGACTTGTCCGCACCTCCGCTTCACCTGCAAACCCAAAATAGAACTTCCCGGTCTCACTTATTTTTACATAATTGATTAACCGATAATACCTAACAATAGTTGAACTCAGAGCTATCTAGAGTCTTGTGATAACTGATTAACGCCCCGGAATTTTCATATAATCACAATCGAATTTAtccattttctttttttcccccttCTCCCGACCTATTCGTCCTCGTTGATCACGAATCGTCAGATCGATGAAATGCGTGATTGTCCCTTTCTTTACCCAGCGGTGACGGGAGCCATAGTTAGTGTGCGGGTTTCACCGGGAGGCCCACAAATCGACGGCTGGCCTTCCGGCACTGCGCGGAGCGATAGACGAAAATCCAAAGAGGCGTCTAATTGGGTATTTGTCCATTTAATCAGGGGGTTTTCTGGAAGTCTAGCTTCAAAATTAGTAGAAGTGGGTGCACTGGGGAACCCAGGGGAGATAAAAAAAGCTTTGGAGAAAAGAACTCGCCGGGAAGATAGAGAGAGCGACCTAGCGTCATCCTGTCCTTTCCCCTCGATTAGATTCGGTTTTAGATCTCATCTTAGAGAGGCCAGCGCTCTGGTGTCCAAGTTTTTTTAGGTCGAAGCGCGTTACGAGGTATACTTTTCGTTCCGATCCCGGATTGCTCAATTCTGGAGTTAAATTCGCTTCccctgtttcttctttttttttttttagaaaaaagttcTATTCGGGATTTTGTTTTTTGGGTATCTGTTTTATTGatgttttttttcctcttttgctTTTGGGCTTCAAGGATTTGTGTGTGTTTTTGTTCTTTGGTGAGATTGTGTTTGGTTCATCGGTGGATTTGATATGAATTTCAGATTTCTTATAGTCAGTTTTTTTTACTGGATGCTTGAATTGTAGGTGGTGTTGTCATCAGTCTGTGTTAGGATTCGAGTATGTTTTACCAATTGTGTCTTGAGATATTGTGTGCTTTTAtacttctttttattttgtttttgtttgGTCTGGCCCAAATTAGATCCTTTGGATTTGTAACATTCTTTTAGGTGGTTGATGGAAATGTAGTCGTACTATCTTGGTTAAATTAAGTTAAGCAGGTTATGGACGGATGGATCTGGCTTGTGGAATCGCTGCTAGTGGTATCCGGTTTTGAGGCTGATAGCTTTGTAGGTTACCAGGATAATCTTAAAAGATCTATGTGCTATGGTTATTTATTGCATAGTGTAGAGGTGGCAGATGGGAAGTGGAATGTCCCGTTTTTACCCCTGTTCTGCCATTGGTTCGGTGATGGATGTTGGCTTTTTTGTGGAATGCCCTGCATTGAAGTGAAACATGGCAAATTCTAAATCATGCTTGGTTTTGTGTGGTCATTTTGGTATCTCTGGACAAATGCTGAATATGCATGGAGGATTATGGTGTTTTTTTGGGGCATAAAATTCTCTTATATCAGCTATTTGTCTATCGTAATAGCATTAGTGATTAATGAAGCATATCCTTCTTGAGAAGGCGTAAGCATGAGATTACATATTCGCAAAACAGGATACTTGTCCAGTCATTCTGGGATTGGCAGATAGTTCACTGTTGCTTTAGTGCACCAACCAAAGAAATGGATACATATTGCTTTAAAGTGACAACCATTGTGCTTTTGGTTTGTCATATAGTCTTTTAAGTTCCTTTCATCTCCTTGTTGATGTGCCAGATTTTTCCTTTATGATTGATGCTTTGTTCTATTAATTGAGAGATGCATGGCTGAAAGAAATTTCCATAATTGAAGGAGTATATAAAAAGGCCATATTTTCTTAATAAGCTGCAAATGCAGAAAAAATTGTATAGACAAATTCATCTTCATACTTCAAGCGGGAAGCGAAAAATTTTATGTGATGCTTGAGTTAAAATGTGGATAATATGAAAGCATAAACTATCTTTTGTACGTGTGCTTGGTTGTTCATGTGAAAGCATAAGCAACTAGCTTCTTGCTCAACTGACTATCTTCCTTGGTATCTCATCCATGGGATCAAATGGTTTAGTACTTGATAAATATCAACTGTCATGTTATGAATTTAAATATGGCTATTCCCCCCTTGTCTGTCTTGTTGCCGAGCCTTTAGGATAGGGCTAATGGGCCTCTTAAGAAGGCAATATGTTATGCAATTTATTTCATGAAGATTTCTTTTCTTCCGCCCCCaacccccaccaaaaaaaaaaaaaaaaaggaatcagGAGATTGAAGAACATGTATTTTTTAGTTTTATTTCTGCATATTCGCAACTGAAGAGGTTTACTGATAGAAAGATAATATCCTTGCAATCCGGTATTATATCTCAGCCATTAGTAATATACTATGATGTTTGTCCCTCCTGTGCCCTTCACTGATGCACATTAGCAAAGCTGAGTCAGGACACCTGTCACTGAGCTTTGAGTTTCCTAAGGAACTAGCAAAAATCTATGTTACACTAAGACTCAGTTAAGTCATGGTCTAGATGATGCAACTTTTTGAGGCAATGTTCTTTGTAGCGATAATCATATATTCATATGGTCTTTGTTGGAGTGGATGCTGACTAATTGATTTGCAAGTCTGGAGAACAGGATATTGTTGCAACATCAACTTTTGACCTTGTTATTGATTATGAATATTTTTAGTGATTGTGACTTCTATTTAAGACCAAATTCACTCCATATTTTATTGCTCCTTTCAACTTTCATAATTTTCTAACACTGGGTATTTCACCATGGCTGCATTCTAGGTCATTTTATGTATTAAGCATGAAATAGAAGAACTTGTTTTCATGGGATGTTACATTATTTCTTTCTTTAGGAATATGGTCgccaatatatacatacatatagaggGTTGCGGACAAACCAAGCCGAGCATCAGATTGCTCAGATTCTGCTCAAGTTTGGCTCAAGCTTGAGTTGTGGTCCACCTTATATTTTCAAATGGCTTATGTTCAGACTTGGCTCCTTGATGAGCCAAGTTTTCAAAGCTGTTTGAGCTTGTTTGGTTTCCTACCTGAGCTGAGCTCAAACAAGCGTTTGACAAGCTGAGACTAAACTGCTCATGAACAGCTCAGTCCATTacatacatccatgcatgcatgcatgacaAGTGTTTGACAAGCCTAGACCAAGCTGCTCATGAGCAGCGCAGTCCAccggcatgcatgcatgcatgcgtaTGCCGTACTGATGGAAATACGGCTGAAGCTGATTCACTTGAAAACTTGGTTTAAACCATAACTTTTCTAGGTACAATTAAATTCTAAATAATCTTTCCTTGGGTATCATGCTTTATTGGGATACTAGACTATGCTGTATCGTGCTTGGTATTGACATAGAAACAAGTATATCTCCGTCAGTAATTATCTAAAGGCACATTTAGATATCCGAAGAAATCTTTTATGCTTTAAATCTGGATTAATTGATGATGAATTGATGATAGATAGACATGATTTGAACATCCAAGCTGTGAGCAAGGTACTTCTAATTTCATTATATGTGATGATTTTGATGAGTTATTGCTTCTGGCAACCTGCATAACTACACATAGTACTCATTAGCTTTTCCAAACCACAACCACAACCTAACATCAACATAACATCAAAGTTTTGGTTTAATATGTGTATATCATATTGGCACAAAACACCACTTTCATAACATATTAGTGTATGTGTTATAATGTAAATCAGTATTGACTGAGACTAAGTCGAAATAGATTAACATGTAGCCCCAAGATGTGGAGTGCATATATCATGATGGGCATGTGGATGCAGTGCCAGGTGTAGATGCCTGTCTGGTACAGCACCTGCTGGCTGGCACTTAAAACCATCACAACGTACTATATTTGAACAGATCTTCTCCTTTTCTTGCCTGATATTCATATCATACAAACttatgatccagatagatcaggaTGCTAAATCCCTTAGGTATTAATGATTGTCGACCTGATGAATCATTACTTGGAGTTCAAAACTTCCTATCAAGCCTGTTCTTAAATATAGAAGTAATCATAATTAATATCTTGTAGATattcatggttctttatgaataGGTCTAGTTAGATTATACCAATAGTAAATAACTGGCTCCTTTGACAAGCTTCCAATCTGGGTGATTTTGGTATCTCTGTAAGTTTTGCTTGTCCTTCTTCTCCAGGCTTATAAGGTCATGCCCACTTAAATTTGAAATTGGGAGCTTTttgtttattcaaaaaaaaaaatacttttaagGTTGCACCATTTTTTATACCATATGAAGAATCTAAATTCATGGACTTACTGCATCTCTGGAAttcttttgatagattttttataaaaaaatctgaaatttctcatgaattctctTGCTTGAGAACGTACTCTCACTTGCCTTAGTCTCTCTGGCAGAGAATTACTGTAACAAACAGTTTTGGAGCATGAGGGAATAATGGCAGCTGCAGAAGCAAGGGCTGCTTGGCAGCGTGCTGCGAACCGTTGCCTAGTCCAGGAAGATGCAAAGAGAGCTCCAAAGTTAGCTTGCTGCCCGTCATCATCAGCACTGCAGAATGATTCAAGCAATGGCAATGCGACAAACGCACCAGATAATTCTGGCTCCAACTTTGTGCCTTTAAACTGGAACCCCATGAATTCTAATCTCCCACCAGACACAAAATGGTGGCTCCAGCTGCAACCGAACTTTGGTTACCAAAAGGAGTATATGTGTGAACAACTGAATTTCGTAGAAGATGAACTTGATGAGAAGGGATTAGAAAGTACAGTCCCAACATCTAATCTTACTGAAGAGCCATTGCCTGGTGAATCAATGGACATTGATCTTAAAAAGAGTGAATGCTTTCTCGAGTCTCCATGGATGGTATCTACGGCTTTTATGAAGCACAATTCTGAATCCAGAGTAGAAGGGATGAAGACAATAGCCAGTTTTCCACAACAACCACTAAAGCGTAAAGTAGATATGGGTGATTATCTTTGCCAGGATGAGGAGCTGCTGGATTGGAAGGCAGTTGACCGGTTAATTTCAAAGAAACAAGAGAAGTTTTCTTCAGACCTTGATTCACCATGGGCAGGAGGTAACAAGTGTGAGCCCTGGTGGCGAATATCTGACAAAGATGAGTTGGCTTCATTGGTTGCCCAAAAATCACAGCAGCATATCGAGAACTGTGATCTTCCCAGACCCACCCAGATGATGCATGTTAGTGGGGATCCATTTGCTTGTCTTGGAAATTTAGACAGTAATAGGATATTTTCCTCGAGCATAGGTCAAAACTTGCATGCTGGCACATGCAGCCCCTTTGGTTATGCACAAAATAGTTCTACTTCTGGCAGTGTGGTTGATAAGAATTGGTCTTCTGGTGGAGGCTGTTTGGTACATGATACTGAGAAACTGTACAGGTACTGCTTGTATACATCTTGCATTCATCCTAGAAAGTGCACATACCgtatttatttgttttatttttcagTAGGAAGGAGCATGTACTTTAGGTTAATCTTCTGTAGTATAATCAGATTGTAACATGTAAGTGAAAGGCACAAAGtttcttttattttgctttgatatgTTTATGTATGCATGTATCTGGACACAGATTGCTCTGTTTCAGGGTTCACTTTTGCTTGCCAAGGATGGGTAAGATTTCTTTCATACCAAAGATCCTAATTTGTCTCCACGAAAGAACTGTCAGACCTTTGCAGTCATCAGGGATGGCAATTTACTCTGCCCCATCGGGTACCTAAATGGGTGGGTTTTACTTGACCCATGATGGATCCAGGGCATGTACGGCTAATGGAAAAACTAGCCCTAAACCCAGACCGGATAAACATATCTTTCACAAATCCCCTCCACAAGGCAAAAAAATTGATTTGtatgcaaaaaaaattgatcGGTGTAACTTAACCAAACCCGCCCCGTTTAACTCTATCTGCTGTGCCTCGGCCCAAGACAAGTATTGGGTGGGTATGGGTAATGGCCTACCCAACCCATTGCCATGCCTAGCAATCGTAGACATTTCATATAATTTGTTAATTTTCTTGGATAAGCTAGGATTGCCTGCTGAAACTTAATATAGTGCAGTATGATTGTTTATAGAATACTTGCATTGGTTTTCCATTCTTTTCTCTATATGAAAGCATACATTGGAATCTAAGGATAACTGTTATTTAATGTTCTGCAGTATTCTGAGTATAGATTTTGTTTGTTAGATTAATTAACAGAGTGATGCTTGATCCATTTGATGTGTATTGCTTGTTCACATTCCCTGCAATATATAGTGTCTCATAATTAGGCCTGCTGTTGCTTCACATTATTATCCCATTCTTTTGGtgtttgtgataatatgtaaaatcaaaaatattaccaTTTAATCTTGTATTGATTGACTTCCTATATATACAAATCATTgcagttttaatacttttaccagacATGACTTTTTGCATTGAGAAAATCGTCTATATGTTTGCATGTATATGCTCCAAAAGTTGAGTATTTTTTGTACGGAGACGTACTTATTTCCTCCCTGGCAGATAAACCCGCTGCCCTAACTCATCAACCTTCTTCCCTTCCACTTTATTGCTTACATTTGTTTTATGCTTGGCACCACAATGCTATGCAGTGGCAAGCGAGGTTATTGTACAAGTAAAGAAGATTCACCAGATGGCAAAAACATACAAGAAGGTGACCCAAGCAGAGCTCAGTTGTTGGAAGCACTCTGCCATTCCCAAACCCGAGCTAGGAAAGCTGAAATGGCAGCCCAAGAGGCTTATAATGAGAAGGACCACATCATCAAGCTactcttcagacaagcttctcagCTGTTTGCATACAAGCAGTGGATGCACATGTTACAGCTAGAGAGCCTGTGTCTCCAGCTCAAGATCAAAGATCACCAGATCTCAACTCTCTTCCCTGTCCTGCCATGGATGCCATTGAAGGGGGCACCTTCAAGCAAAGATAGGAACACAACAAGTAGGAAAGGGAGGAAGCAGAAGAAGTGTAATATCTGCAAGTACGCGGTCGTCTTTGCTTTTGGATTGGGTTTGGCTGGTGCAGGACTGCTCTTGGGATGGACCTTGGGCTGGTTACTGTGTACTCCCTAGATTGCCTCACACTTTATAAGACTCCTAAAGAAGAATTTCAAATCCACACTCGCTGGATTTGTACTGCTCCCGTTGAGCAATTGCATTAAGGCCCACGTTCATGAGCTTGCCTGAAAATTGGAGTTCAAAGCATGCGATGGTTCATGTTGTGTGTTTATTCGGTGAAGTGTTTTTCATCTTTTGTTGTGCATAAGCACTATCTAGTGTACATATGATGTGTCGAGACTGGTGGTTGCATTGGCATAATGATACACATACAGGATGACGAGACTGATGGTCTGGTGGGCAACGAAATATATCCTTTACATCATCAGTGATATAATAACTGCACTTGCTTGCATTTATGTCCTGTGTTAAAAGTAGTGATGCAAATGTCATTGCTTCTCGTTGTTGTGATGCGGTTTGGTAGGGATGCAATTCTTGTAATTCGACTTTGCTCTGGTACTGCCTCAGAGAGGCGGCAACTGGCAAGGGATATGCTGATTTCATGACTAGTTGGCAGATGAAGGGAAGAAGACTATATTGGATTGTGAACTGAAAAGTGACCAGACTTTCTGCACCTGCTCTGCAGCCAAGTAGAATGCATCTAAGGCCCTAGAACAATTTACTGAAGGGTCATCATCCAGTTGACAGCAAATTATGAGTTATAATGTTCGTCGAAAAGCGGATCATACTTGGATTAGAGGCAGAACTGTTCAGTAACAAATGCCAATTTTATGGAAGGGGGAACATCTTCTTACATGCTCGTCCTCAATTCCATATTTTAAGGAAGACATATAAACGTTTTTGGTAATCACAAAGGGGTGTAAATTTTGTATTCGTCGGCTTTGCGCTAGAATCCTGATGAGAGTAACTTATTCTCGCTGATATCAAGTACGATCGGGCTAGCGACTCTGATCTTTTCAATTCGACCCTGATTTGTACGAGATATAATAAGCTGCTCATCTGATTGTCTTGCAACGAAACAACTCATTTATGAGAATCCCCCATCATCATGTGCGTTGAAATGTTATCATTCAACTACTTAACACGTACTGTTTCCCTCGATGCAGACCGGGCTTgctcaaaaatataaataaaagtaaaattttttgtACCCCGCAGGCGGTGCAGAATTACGCACACCACATGCGGTGATTAGctcatgcatggggtaaaaaaaaaaaatcatgtacacCATGCATGAGCGCATTCTGCACCGCCtagtgcataaaaaatttctcaaagtaaAATTGTTCAAGGTCAAATCCGGCCTTCCAGCCGCCTACTTCCCAGGAGTTGGGAATTTTCTCAGGCTTTGAGCTTGGCGCTGATTCTTAAACTTTCTAGACATTTGTcagtttaaaaaatattaaaaatactttCAAAGATTAAATATTTGTAAGGAATTAGTAAGTCTTACGAATTTGTGTTTATGATTGTTCATAAGGAGTAGTGGTGTACAAAATGGagctattaatatttttttgggaCACCAAAATCAGATTCTTAAAGCATAAGcatatatcatatattatataaatatttgagtCGGACCGGGCTTGGGCTGGCCAAACTAAATTTGAGCCTGATCCGTTATAACAAGTTCGCCTCCTTGCAAGGCCTGGCCATCCaggtttaaaattcaaacttaagCCCATGCAAAAAAGCTTCAGATGTGGACGACCTAATTGATCCCTGTGTTTTAGTaggtgatggatttttttttttttttttgtatgcatGGTGGGTGATGGATGCCACTATTCCTTCTTCATAAACAAAAGCACGTGCAGTAGaggtctctttctttttcttcttctttgttttttCCTCCTTGGCAGGAGGTCCCTTTCATTTTACACAAGCGTTTGGCTCTCTTTCAGCCGTGAGCAAGGGTCTCCTAGGTGCGTACACGGATGGATGGCGTTCACCGCAATATGGACCGTATAATGTACGCCGTATGCATTATTTGGTGGCCTTTCCTCCTGTGATGGCGGTCGGCTGCTGCCTTCGCTTTCCTCAGTTTTTTAGAGTTGTTTTAGTTAGACCAGCGGAAGGACGACGCCCATCATTATCACAGTTTTCTTATCTTTATCTGTCattttaaatcatataaataaATGGGCGCGCGCCGTCCAGGGCCATGGGGGACTGAGTCGAGCCATCAGAATTGGGACGAAGTCCACTTTGTGGACCGAGATTTCTCACGCAATGTATATAATCTTGATGGAATTAAGTGGCCATTCAGCAAAATATAGTTTTACTgctataaatttttattctttagtaGAATATTGTATATAGCAAGTTTTGTCCAACTTATTTGGAGTTACTAGCTTATCTTAATTTAGTTTCGTAAAATCCAACcaattaaaaattttcatcagaCAAGATATTTGATTGGATGGCTGTCAAGGATCATCTTAGCTTTAATAGCATGAATCAAATTAGCATACgttgaatttttcttttctttttttttataacgcCGAGCTTAAATAGTATatgccaatttattttttatttggcaACGTTTGGTTAAAaggacttttctttttttttactaaGCATGGAAAAGGAGACCATCCTGTCTCGACATGCATGGCATCTCTTACCGAATGCTTTGAATCATTCAATTTCAtaattaattatcattattatttttaaatctaaaattaaagtccACTAAACACAGAGGACTTTTTCCAATGATCCAATTGTCTTCTTGTCAACCTATTTCATCATAGTAAAAAGCTACAAGTACACATTGTTTGATATCCACGCAATATTTTCTAATGCTAAAATTTGACCACAACTAGAGGCAAATGAGAGCATTAGATCCATTAGTTAGAAATCACTGAAAGATGCATGAAACTTAGACCTCTAACACTAGCGAAAACTACTCCATATGCTATGTCCATGATATTTTCTGTACCAAACCTTTTCCGGCTCCAATTCTTAGATCTCCAACCAGTACATATCTACTCGTGCCCCAAGGCAGAAGAACATAAATgggaaaaagaaacaaagaacgAGTACCAAACAGTGGTCCATTGATCCAACGGTGGACCCCCAAATGATGAGAGGGGAAGAGGAGACCCGCCAGCTTTGACTCCACCCTTCCCGCCCCAGCCGACAGGATGACGTGGGTCCGAGCCGCCCATATCCATACACGTGTCCTCCCACCgcaaccccttttttttttttttggtagcacCCACCTCCCCTTCAATACACGCCTCGCAGCCCCTCCTGCGCTCCGATACAGCTCCTAGCCGCGTATTTCACCCCCAGTTCTCCCCCAATTccgattttttttattgttaaattaGCAGAAAATTGGTAAATTCCTTATTTTCCGATATTTTTAGTTTGGAAAATTGAGGAAAAATGCCGTTTTGCGAGGCGAGCAAATCGAGAGGAGAAGGGAATGGGATGAGGATTTTTTATAGGAAATACGGCCATGGGAGCACCAAAGTTCTCCTCATTATTGGtagttttctctctctttttggttTTCTTTTCTGCGATCTTTTGGTTGATTTGtgtatttttttcattaaaattggATTTTGACGGAGAATTTTCGGTGCAGGATTGGCGGCGACGCATGATTCATGGGGACCGCAGATAAAGGGGTTGACGGGGACGCTGGAACCCAACGACGAGGAGGCGCCGGCGACCGTCGGTGGGGGAACGGACGGCCTGGATGAGGAGGACGAGGGGATCGAGGTGTGCTGCTTTGATAATCGTGGGGTGGGACGGAGCTCTGTGCCCACGAAGAAATCCGAATACACGTGAGTTCTCTATTTCTCTTTTGTGTTAAGATCTTTCGCTTTGTTTAGAAATTAGATTCATACTATTGATTCTTTGGTTATATTTGGGGTAAAAAACGACTTTTCGTATCTGGATTTTTCGCCCCATTTCGTTGTATTCgttgtcaaattatgactttttttGTATGTTCTGAAAGAAgaataggttttttttttttttgagtcatttGACAAAATCTTTATCTCTGGAAACTTAAATCCCAGCTAATTTTAAAGTAGGATTGTTGTATTTTAATTTGTTTCCATATATCAATTCAGACAGAAAATAGCAATGCAATGAACCAAAAACAAGGCAAAATTGTTTATTTTAATGAAAAACATGACAAGAAAAGGcgtaatggattttttttttttttataaacaatGAAATCTGTATCAATTTCTGCCCATGAGATCATTTGATTGGCAACACATTTTGTATTTTTCAAGCATGTGATAATCAGGTCCAATCTAACTTATCCCACAAAcagttataaataattaatttttgtatTTTGCATTAATTTTTGTGTTGAAACACTTAAATTGAATGTGTAGTATGTAATTCATGGGAAGACACTGATGTGCTATGCTTGATGGTTTGCAGAACAACTATCATGGCGAAAGATGCCTTGGCTCTACTGGATCATTTAGGCTGGAGAAAAGCTCATGTATTTGGT
Protein-coding regions in this window:
- the LOC105038276 gene encoding uncharacterized protein gives rise to the protein MAAAEARAAWQRAANRCLVQEDAKRAPKLACCPSSSALQNDSSNGNATNAPDNSGSNFVPLNWNPMNSNLPPDTKWWLQLQPNFGYQKEYMCEQLNFVEDELDEKGLESTVPTSNLTEEPLPGESMDIDLKKSECFLESPWMVSTAFMKHNSESRVEGMKTIASFPQQPLKRKVDMGDYLCQDEELLDWKAVDRLISKKQEKFSSDLDSPWAGGNKCEPWWRISDKDELASLVAQKSQQHIENCDLPRPTQMMHVSGDPFACLGNLDSNRIFSSSIGQNLHAGTCSPFGYAQNSSTSGSVVDKNWSSGGGCLVHDTEKLYSGKRGYCTSKEDSPDGKNIQEGDPSRAQLLEALCHSQTRARKAEMAAQEAYNEKDHIIKLLFRQASQLFAYKQWMHMLQLESLCLQLKIKDHQISTLFPVLPWMPLKGAPSSKDRNTTSRKGRKQKKCNICKYAVVFAFGLGLAGAGLLLGWTLGWLLCTP